The following proteins are encoded in a genomic region of Nicotiana sylvestris chromosome 4, ASM39365v2, whole genome shotgun sequence:
- the LOC138890546 gene encoding zinc finger BED domain-containing protein RICESLEEPER 2-like has protein sequence MRVSVVVDEKAKGVVKKEKKKEGFKMIIAHGGRSPTDAFSKLEDYVCSLLGVTTRNLSLVNGNITLTALQRVAGSDSCMTENIQSDKVMMGESGASNSNATSQAQTMESNITKKRRKRSIVWDHFTEIITSEGSTKAKCDYCFIEYVFKTKDDTSTLLSHMLKCPKRPTIVDKKQSNLGFQSALGGSQGDVAVVTWKFEQEECRKALCRMVIVDEIPFSFVEKEGYRDFMKVAQPYFRIPSRSTVTRDCFDLFNEEKQKLKRFFIETKQRVCITTDTWTSIQRINYMCITAHWINSEWNMHKRIINLCPIVSHKGEDMANGIGRCLREWGINKIFTVTVDNASSNDVTVKELSKQLTKMGTNLMNGTHLHVRCMAHIMNLVVQDGLKESSVSIERVRHAVRYVRQSPARLKRFKECFDVEQLNSKKTLCLDVPTRWNSTYLMLRRAIEFECAFSHYASSEIGLRHYLEHSYIDVRIPTGELLSSDWDNVKRITKFLEIFYLLTLKISGSRYVTSNIHFLEICAVAVYLKQLIANEDTVLSEMAKNMKENFNKYWGDPGKMNKIIFISCILDPRYKIESVGFALVKMFGVDPGATIQAEVTKYMTSLFSEYVKSSSKGVVLASSSDCSSLDTLTSGLSGSQASTQNIGLLESLMQDIKKYKSGSGGVDTRTELDKYLGEETEDDTKEFDVLLWWKLNSARFPILAEMARDILAVPVSSVASECAFSTGGRLLDSFRSSLTPKLVQALVCLQDWLRNEKLKQPISVEEDLDKIEQLE, from the exons aTGAGGGTTTCAG TTGTTGTGGATGAGAAGGCAAAGGGTGTggtgaagaaggagaagaagaaggaagggTTTAAGATGATTATTGCACACG GTGGAAGAAGTCCAACAGATGCTTTTAGTAAACTTGAAG ATTATGTGTGCTCACTGCTCGGTGTAACAACAAGGAATTTGTCATTGGTAAATGGTAATATTACACTTACAGCCTTGCAGAGAGTTGCAGGAAG TGACTCATGCATGACTGAAAATATACAAAGTGATAAGGTAATGATGGGTGAAAGTGGGGCTTCTAATTCAAATGCAACAAGTCAAGCTCAAACAATGGAGTCAAATATAaccaaaaaaaggagaaaaaggtctATTGTGTGGGATCATTTTACAGAAATTATTACTTCTGAAGGGAGTACAAAAGCAAAATGTGACTATTGCTTTATTGAGTATGTATTTAAGACCAAAGACGATACGTCGACACTTCTTTCTCATATGCTTAAGTGTCCTAAACGCCCTACTATTGTTGATAAAAAACAATCAAATTTAGGCTTTCAATCTGCTCTGGGGGGTAGTCAGGGTGACGTAGCTGTTGTTACTTGGAAATTTGAACAAGAAGAATGTAGGAAGGCATTATGTCGCATGGTAATAGTTGATGAGATTCCTTTTAGCTTTGTTGAGAAAGAAGGTTATAGAGACTTTATGAAAGTGGCGCAACCTTATTTTCGGATCCCTTCCCGTAGTACTGTAACTAGGGATTGTTTTGATCTTTTTAATGAAGAAAAGCAAAAGTTGAAGAGGTTTTTTATAGAAACAAAACAAAGAGTATGTATTACCACTGATACCTGGACTTCTATACAAAGAATCAATTACATGTGTATCACTGCCCATTGGATTAATAGTGAATGGAATATGCATAAGAGAATAATTAATCTTTGTCCTATTGTTAGTCATAAAGGCGAAGATATGGCAAATGGTATTGGTAGGTGCTTACGTGAGTGGGGGATAAATAAGATCTTCACTGTCACAGTTGATAATGCAAGCTCAAATGATGTGACAGTAAAAGAATTATCTAAGCAATTAACAAAAATGGGAACTAATTTGATGAATGGTACTCACCTTCACGTGAGATGTATGGCTCACATCATGAATCTTGTGGTCCAAGATGGTTTAAAAGAATCTTCAGTGTCTATTGAACGTGTTAGGCATGCAGTGAGATATGTTAGGCAGTCTCCTGCGCGGTTGAAGAGGTTTAAAGAATGTTTTGATGTTGAACAACTCAATTCTAAGAAAACATTATGCTTAGATGTTCCAACTAGATGGAATTCCACCTACTTGATGTTGCGCAGAGCTATTGAATTTGAATGTGCATTTTCACATTATGCTTCTAGTGAAATTGGCTTGAGACATTATCTTGAGCATTCTTATATTGATGTTAGAATTCCTACAGGTGAACTTTTGAGTAGTGATTGGGATAATGTAAAAAGAATTACAAAGTTTCTTGAAATCTTCTATCTTCTTACTTTGAAGATATCTGGATCACGCTATGTTACATCGAATATTCATTTTCTTGAAATTTGCGCAGTTGCTGTCTATTTGAAGCAATTGATAGCAAATGAAGATACAGTTTTAAGTGAAATGGCAAAGAATatgaaagaaaattttaataAGTATTGGGGTGATCCAGGGAAAATGAACAAGATAATTTTTATCTCATGTATTTTGGATCCACGTTACAAGATCGAATCAGTTGGCTTTGCACTTGTAAAGATGTTTGGTGTAGATCCGGGGGCAACTATACAAGCAGAAGTAACGAAGTACATGACTTCATTATTCAGTGAGTATGTAAAGTCCAGCTCAAAAGGTGTTGTGCTTGCTTCATCTTCAGATTGTTCTTCATTGGACACTTTGACTTCCGGGCTTTCTGGAAGTCAAGCAAGCACCCAAAATATAGGACTTTTAGAATCACTCATgcaagatataaaaaaatataaaagtgggAGTGGAGGTGTTGATACTAGAACAGAGTTAGATAAATATTTAGGTGAAGAAACTGAGGATGACACTAAAGAATTTGATGTTCTTCTTTGGTGGAAATTGAACTCAGCTAGATTTCCTATTCTTGCGGAGATGGCTCGTGATATATTAGCTGTTCCGGTTTCAAGTGTGGCATCCGAATGTGCATTTAGTACGGGAGGACGTCttcttgattcatttaggagttcattaACTCCTAAATTGGTGCAAGCTCTAGTGTGTCTTCAAGATTGGCTTCGaaatgaaaaattaaaacaaCCCATTAGTGTTGAGGAAGATCTTGATAAAATTGAGCAGCTTGAATAA